In Prosthecochloris sp. GSB1, the following proteins share a genomic window:
- the dtd gene encoding D-aminoacyl-tRNA deacylase, producing the protein MRAVLQRVSEASVMIDGSMRSSIGKGLLVLLAVAPGDGEREIGWMIRKILSLRVFEDEAGKMNRSVCDVGGELLLVSQFTLYADTTTGNRPGFSASASYREAEEIYDRFVASMDEATSLRVGTGCFGGDMQVSLTNDGPVTLIVDTPPGFARNPR; encoded by the coding sequence ATGCGCGCGGTGCTACAGCGGGTGAGCGAGGCTTCGGTCATGATCGATGGTTCAATGCGTTCCTCGATCGGCAAGGGTCTTCTCGTACTGCTTGCCGTCGCTCCCGGAGACGGCGAACGGGAAATCGGGTGGATGATCCGCAAAATCCTTTCGCTGAGGGTGTTCGAGGACGAAGCGGGCAAAATGAACCGTTCAGTATGCGATGTCGGCGGTGAACTCCTTCTGGTCTCGCAGTTCACTCTTTACGCGGATACCACGACCGGAAACAGGCCCGGTTTTTCAGCTTCCGCATCCTACCGGGAGGCCGAAGAGATATACGACCGTTTTGTCGCAAGCATGGATGAGGCTACGTCACTGCGCGTCGGAACCGGGTGTTTCGGCGGCGACATGCAGGTGAGCCTGACAAACGACGGACCGGTGACGCTGATCGTCGATACGCCGCCAGGCTTTGCACGCAACCCGCGTTAG
- a CDS encoding DUF167 domain-containing protein yields MIDIREKDGSVFFTVRVQPRSSRSQLCGEYDGGVKLRLKSPPVEGAANLECRKFLAKILGVQRSCVEIVSGQQGRCKTVRVQGLSSPALAGKISAYL; encoded by the coding sequence ATGATCGATATCCGTGAAAAAGACGGCTCTGTTTTCTTTACTGTCCGGGTACAGCCGAGATCTTCCCGAAGCCAACTCTGCGGTGAATACGACGGAGGCGTGAAACTTCGTCTGAAATCTCCTCCCGTCGAAGGGGCGGCCAACCTCGAGTGCCGCAAGTTCCTGGCAAAGATTCTCGGTGTTCAGCGAAGCTGCGTGGAAATCGTCTCCGGGCAACAGGGCAGGTGCAAGACGGTCAGGGTTCAAGGACTTTCCTCCCCGGCGTTGGCCGGGAAAATATCCGCTTACCTTTAA
- the gatC gene encoding Asp-tRNA(Asn)/Glu-tRNA(Gln) amidotransferase subunit GatC: MSVTTKDVAYIAELARLNFSEPEMEKMTNELNAILQYVEKLNEVDTDGVEPLSSIHDQVNVLRDDEKRESITNEEAMMNAPDRLDRFFRVPKVIG; this comes from the coding sequence ATGTCGGTAACAACGAAAGACGTCGCATATATCGCCGAGCTTGCCAGGTTGAACTTCTCGGAACCGGAGATGGAAAAGATGACGAACGAGCTCAACGCCATCCTGCAGTACGTCGAAAAGCTCAATGAGGTCGATACCGACGGGGTAGAGCCTCTGAGCAGCATTCACGACCAGGTCAATGTGCTGAGAGACGACGAAAAACGGGAGTCCATCACCAACGAAGAGGCCATGATGAACGCTCCTGACCGGTTGGATCGCTTTTTCAGGGTGCCCAAGGTTATCGGCTGA
- a CDS encoding citrate synthase, translating to MADPEAKNTLTVTDNRTGKTYDIPVESGTIRTMDLRQIKVSEDDFGLLGYDPGYLNTASCKSRVTYIDGDKGILRYRGYPIEQLAEQSTFLETAYLLIKGELPDSERLAAWTHNIRHHTMVHANLTKFMDGFRYDGHPMGILVGTVGALSTFYPDAKNIFDEEMRKLQVRRLIGKMPTLAAMSFRHSVGFPYVLPDNDLSYAGNFLSMMFKMTELKYRPDPILEKALDVLFILHADHEQNCSASAVRSVGSSRVDPYSALAAGCAALYGPLHGGANEAVIRMLERIGSVQNVPGFIKSVKEGEGRLMGFGHRVYKNYDPRAKIIKKIAFDVFEITGRNSLLDIALELEKIALEDDYFVDRKLYPNVDFYSGLIYQAMGFPLDMFPVLFAIGRTPGWLAQWTEHMLDEEQKIARPRQIYTGAGKRDYQPISERTPNASDERKIGMCRL from the coding sequence ATGGCTGATCCAGAGGCAAAAAACACGCTTACCGTTACGGACAACCGTACCGGAAAAACCTACGATATTCCAGTTGAATCCGGCACCATCCGTACGATGGACCTGAGGCAGATCAAGGTATCGGAGGACGATTTCGGACTTCTCGGCTACGATCCGGGTTATCTCAATACCGCATCCTGCAAAAGCCGGGTCACCTATATCGACGGCGACAAGGGCATTCTGCGTTACCGGGGCTATCCTATCGAACAGCTCGCCGAGCAGAGCACATTCCTTGAAACTGCCTACCTGCTGATCAAGGGCGAACTGCCGGACAGCGAACGGCTTGCGGCATGGACCCATAATATTCGCCACCATACGATGGTTCACGCCAACCTGACGAAGTTCATGGACGGATTCCGCTACGACGGTCATCCCATGGGAATTCTTGTCGGAACGGTCGGCGCGCTTTCGACCTTCTATCCCGACGCTAAAAATATTTTCGACGAGGAAATGAGGAAACTGCAGGTTCGCCGGTTGATCGGCAAGATGCCGACACTTGCGGCAATGAGTTTTCGTCACAGTGTGGGATTTCCCTATGTGCTTCCCGACAACGACCTGAGCTATGCCGGGAATTTCCTTTCGATGATGTTCAAGATGACCGAACTGAAGTACCGGCCCGACCCGATTCTCGAAAAGGCCCTCGACGTGCTGTTCATTCTGCATGCCGACCACGAGCAGAATTGCTCGGCGAGCGCGGTTCGCTCCGTCGGCAGTTCCCGTGTCGATCCCTACTCGGCTCTTGCGGCAGGGTGCGCCGCGCTTTACGGTCCTTTGCACGGCGGAGCCAACGAGGCGGTGATCCGCATGCTTGAACGGATCGGTTCGGTGCAGAACGTCCCCGGGTTCATCAAATCGGTGAAGGAAGGAGAAGGCCGTCTCATGGGCTTCGGCCACAGGGTGTACAAGAACTACGACCCGCGGGCGAAAATAATCAAGAAAATCGCTTTCGACGTATTCGAGATTACCGGCAGGAATAGCCTTCTCGACATCGCGCTCGAACTTGAAAAGATCGCTCTTGAGGATGATTATTTCGTCGATCGCAAACTCTATCCGAACGTCGATTTCTATTCTGGACTGATCTACCAGGCTATGGGATTTCCGCTCGATATGTTTCCCGTGCTGTTCGCCATCGGCAGGACGCCGGGGTGGCTTGCGCAATGGACGGAACACATGCTCGACGAAGAGCAGAAAATCGCGCGGCCGAGGCAGATCTATACCGGTGCGGGCAAGCGCGATTACCAGCCCATCTCGGAGCGGACTCCAAATGCTTCGGACGAGCGGAAAATCGGCATGTGCCGGCTCTGA
- a CDS encoding alanine/glycine:cation symporter family protein produces MKKLSFLTTLVLSVLFFPLRLFAVGIDERINDVMAPITSQAFKIVFFSVTFGGITIPFVLLWLIVAALCFTAFMGFVNVRGFRHAVDLVRGIYDSPDSQKGEVSHFQALTAALSATVGLGNIAGVAVAITLGGPGATVWMILGGLFGMSSKFVECTLGVKYRKINEDGSVSGGPMYYLSRGFAEKGLVLPGKVLAFFFALMCIGGSLGGGNMFQANQAFKQAVIATGGEQSLLFQQGWIFGLVMAVLVGAVIIGGIKSIVRVTSKLVPVMVVIYISASLFIIFSHASLLPHAFASIVSGAFSPDAMYGGVIGVLIQGFKRAAFSNEAGIGSAPIAHSAVKTDEPITEGLVALLEPFLDTVVICTMTALVIIISGLYAEQGMDGIALTSRAFEQVIFWFPYILSVAVLLFAFSTMISWSYYGLKAWTFIFGESFTSDVTYKVLFCVFIVLGSAMNLASVIDFTDAMIFAMSFPNIIGLYLLAPGVKRDLDSYFDRLRQGQIKRYK; encoded by the coding sequence GGAATCGACGAGCGCATCAACGATGTCATGGCGCCCATAACCTCGCAGGCTTTCAAGATCGTTTTTTTTTCCGTGACGTTCGGTGGAATAACCATTCCGTTCGTTTTGCTCTGGCTGATCGTTGCCGCGCTCTGCTTCACGGCCTTTATGGGATTCGTGAACGTACGGGGATTCCGGCACGCCGTCGACCTGGTTCGCGGCATCTACGATTCTCCGGACAGCCAGAAGGGTGAGGTATCCCACTTTCAGGCGCTTACGGCCGCGCTCTCGGCGACCGTGGGTCTCGGCAATATAGCTGGTGTTGCCGTGGCGATTACGCTCGGAGGGCCCGGCGCCACGGTCTGGATGATCCTCGGGGGGCTTTTCGGGATGTCATCCAAGTTCGTCGAGTGCACGCTGGGAGTCAAGTACAGGAAAATAAACGAAGATGGTTCTGTTTCTGGCGGGCCCATGTATTATCTCAGCCGGGGATTTGCCGAAAAAGGGCTCGTTCTTCCCGGCAAGGTTCTTGCGTTTTTCTTCGCACTGATGTGTATCGGCGGCTCGCTCGGCGGAGGGAACATGTTTCAGGCCAATCAGGCGTTCAAGCAGGCGGTGATCGCCACGGGAGGAGAGCAGAGCCTCTTGTTTCAGCAGGGATGGATTTTCGGACTTGTGATGGCCGTTCTTGTAGGCGCGGTCATCATCGGAGGGATCAAATCCATCGTCAGGGTGACCTCGAAGCTTGTGCCGGTCATGGTTGTCATCTACATTTCCGCGTCGCTTTTCATTATTTTTTCCCACGCTTCGCTGCTGCCCCATGCATTCGCCAGCATCGTGTCGGGAGCGTTTTCGCCCGACGCCATGTACGGCGGGGTGATCGGCGTGCTCATACAGGGGTTCAAGAGAGCGGCTTTCTCGAACGAAGCGGGTATCGGCTCCGCGCCGATCGCGCATTCGGCCGTGAAGACCGACGAGCCGATAACAGAGGGGCTTGTCGCGCTCCTTGAGCCTTTTCTCGATACGGTGGTCATCTGCACCATGACGGCGCTGGTCATCATTATTTCCGGCCTCTACGCCGAACAGGGCATGGACGGCATCGCGCTGACTTCCAGGGCGTTCGAGCAGGTGATTTTCTGGTTTCCCTATATCCTGAGCGTCGCGGTGCTTCTTTTCGCCTTTTCAACCATGATTTCCTGGTCCTATTACGGACTTAAGGCATGGACCTTCATTTTCGGTGAAAGCTTCACTTCGGATGTCACCTACAAGGTGCTGTTCTGTGTTTTCATCGTTCTCGGCTCCGCCATGAACCTCGCTTCGGTAATCGATTTCACCGACGCCATGATTTTCGCCATGTCTTTTCCGAACATTATCGGTCTGTACCTGCTTGCGCCCGGGGTCAAACGGGATCTCGACAGCTATTTCGACCGCCTGCGCCAGGGACAGATCAAACGGTACAAATAG